From a single Bemisia tabaci chromosome 10, PGI_BMITA_v3 genomic region:
- the LOC109044597 gene encoding uncharacterized protein isoform X1, whose product MCTQHPESHVLRAMCVPGCPVDSFTVAILTLYLWPSVLGSIFPLNQDRWRPYFHYSPHYGFMNDPNGLVEYKGEYHLYYQCNPYAPIVGHVHWCHAVSRDLIRWEPLPIALFEYNNSMPFSGSCVVYNDSLVAIYTRSYDTGTQTQNVAISHDNGRTFAEYPGNPVIDIGSSSFRDPQTALDCLQVFYHIPTGEFKMAVALAGEHCIRFYGSADLIHWRKLSDFCKAGNQGINYECPNLVRLPTEGGGRKWVLFISINPGAPQGGSTTQYFVGDFDGTTFTPDDYATKPLDFGKDNYALQFYSNVDPPTAIAWLSNWQYCNETPTATDDSGWRGMMTLPRTFRLVPTADNGLILAQTPLLNHVQRAAVEHGDNSRRVLPKGNKPLEICLNVNLKRGSRVVLYLQSAFDEQLEWGYDANNGQLWVDRGKTKGFRQRFFTDKVSAAVIPESTTSIDLCAFYDRSCFELYASNGTRVCSSLVFFKLDPVLLQVEIVGEGDITNLTVNTLSL is encoded by the exons ATGTGCACCCAGCATCCAGAAAGCCACGTCCTCAGAGCAATGTGCGTCCCTGGGTGTCCCGTGGACTCATTCACCGTGGCCATACTCACCCTATACCTATGGCCCTCCGTCCTGGGGTCCATCTTCCCCCTGAACCAAGACCGCTGGCGTCCGTACTTCCACTACTCCCCACACTACGGCTTCATGAACGACCCGAATGGTCTCGTCGAGTACAAGGGCGAGTATCACCTCTACTACCAATGCAACCCGTACGCTCCGATCGTAGGCCACGTTCACTGGTGCCACGCCGTGAGCCGAGACCTCATCCGTTGGGAGCCCCTTCCAATTGCTCTCTTCGAGTACAACAATTCGATGCCCTTTAGTGGTAGCTGCGTCGTTTACAACGACTCGCTCGTGGCTATATACACCCGCTCGTATGACACGGGGACGCAGACGCAGAACGTGGCCATCAGTCACGATAATGGGCGGACGTTCGCGGAGTATCCAGGGAACCCTGTCATCGACATAGGATCCTCCTCTTTCCGAGACCCGCAG ACTGCCCTTGACTGCCTTCAGGTATTCTATCACATTCCAACCGGGGAGTTCAAGATGGCGGTAGCCTTGGCGGGCGAACACTGTATCCGATTCTACGGCTCAGCGGACCTGATTCACTGGCGAAAACTGAGCGACTTCTGCAAAGCCGGGAACCAGGGCATCAACTATGAGTGTCCGAACCTCGTCCGCCTCCCTACCGAGGGCGGCGGCCGCAAATGGGTCCTCTTCATCTCCATCAACCCCGGCGCCCCGCAGGGCGGCAGCACCACCCAGTACTTCGTCGGGGACTTCGACGGCACCACCTTCACCCCGGACGACTACGCCACGAAGCCCCTCGACTTCGGGAAAGACAACTACGCCCTGCAGTTCTATTCCAACGTGGACCCTCCGACGGCCATCGCGTGGCTCAGCAACTGGCAGTACTGCAACGAAACCCCGACGGCGACCGATGATTCCGGGTGGCGCGGGATGATGACACTCCCGCGGACATTCAGGTTGGTCCCCACGGCAGACAACGGGCTCATACTAGCGCAGACACCTCTTTTAAACCATGTCCAGCGGGCGGCGGTCGAACATGGAGACAACAGCAGGCGCGTCCTCCCCAAGGGCAATAAACCCCTGGAGATCTGCCTGAATGTGAACTTGAAACGTGGGAGTCGCGTTGTCCTTTACCTCCAGAGTGCGTTCGACGAGCAGCTTGAATGGGGCTACGATGCCAATAATGGACAGTTGTGGGTCGACCGCGGGAAGACCAAGGGGTTCAGACAGCGGTTTTTTACCGATAAGGTGTCGGCTGCTGTTATACCCGAGTCCACTACTAGCATCGACCTCTGTGCGTTCTATGATAGATCCTGTTTCGAATTGTACGCCTCTAACGGGACGCGCGTTTGTAGTAGTCTCGTCTTCTTCAAGCTGGACCCCGTCCTTCTTCAGGTCGAGATCGTCGGTGAGGGCGACATCACCAACTTGACGGTGAACACTCTGAGCCTATGA
- the LOC109044597 gene encoding uncharacterized protein isoform X2 has product MCTQHPESHVLRAMCVPGCPVDSFTVAILTLYLWPSVLGSIFPLNQDRWRPYFHYSPHYGFMNDPNGLVEYKGEYHLYYQCNPYAPIVGHVHWCHAVSRDLIRWEPLPIALFEYNNSMPFSGSCVVYNDSLVAIYTRSYDTGTQTQNVAISHDNGRTFAEYPGNPVIDIGSSSFRDPQVFYHIPTGEFKMAVALAGEHCIRFYGSADLIHWRKLSDFCKAGNQGINYECPNLVRLPTEGGGRKWVLFISINPGAPQGGSTTQYFVGDFDGTTFTPDDYATKPLDFGKDNYALQFYSNVDPPTAIAWLSNWQYCNETPTATDDSGWRGMMTLPRTFRLVPTADNGLILAQTPLLNHVQRAAVEHGDNSRRVLPKGNKPLEICLNVNLKRGSRVVLYLQSAFDEQLEWGYDANNGQLWVDRGKTKGFRQRFFTDKVSAAVIPESTTSIDLCAFYDRSCFELYASNGTRVCSSLVFFKLDPVLLQVEIVGEGDITNLTVNTLSL; this is encoded by the exons ATGTGCACCCAGCATCCAGAAAGCCACGTCCTCAGAGCAATGTGCGTCCCTGGGTGTCCCGTGGACTCATTCACCGTGGCCATACTCACCCTATACCTATGGCCCTCCGTCCTGGGGTCCATCTTCCCCCTGAACCAAGACCGCTGGCGTCCGTACTTCCACTACTCCCCACACTACGGCTTCATGAACGACCCGAATGGTCTCGTCGAGTACAAGGGCGAGTATCACCTCTACTACCAATGCAACCCGTACGCTCCGATCGTAGGCCACGTTCACTGGTGCCACGCCGTGAGCCGAGACCTCATCCGTTGGGAGCCCCTTCCAATTGCTCTCTTCGAGTACAACAATTCGATGCCCTTTAGTGGTAGCTGCGTCGTTTACAACGACTCGCTCGTGGCTATATACACCCGCTCGTATGACACGGGGACGCAGACGCAGAACGTGGCCATCAGTCACGATAATGGGCGGACGTTCGCGGAGTATCCAGGGAACCCTGTCATCGACATAGGATCCTCCTCTTTCCGAGACCCGCAG GTATTCTATCACATTCCAACCGGGGAGTTCAAGATGGCGGTAGCCTTGGCGGGCGAACACTGTATCCGATTCTACGGCTCAGCGGACCTGATTCACTGGCGAAAACTGAGCGACTTCTGCAAAGCCGGGAACCAGGGCATCAACTATGAGTGTCCGAACCTCGTCCGCCTCCCTACCGAGGGCGGCGGCCGCAAATGGGTCCTCTTCATCTCCATCAACCCCGGCGCCCCGCAGGGCGGCAGCACCACCCAGTACTTCGTCGGGGACTTCGACGGCACCACCTTCACCCCGGACGACTACGCCACGAAGCCCCTCGACTTCGGGAAAGACAACTACGCCCTGCAGTTCTATTCCAACGTGGACCCTCCGACGGCCATCGCGTGGCTCAGCAACTGGCAGTACTGCAACGAAACCCCGACGGCGACCGATGATTCCGGGTGGCGCGGGATGATGACACTCCCGCGGACATTCAGGTTGGTCCCCACGGCAGACAACGGGCTCATACTAGCGCAGACACCTCTTTTAAACCATGTCCAGCGGGCGGCGGTCGAACATGGAGACAACAGCAGGCGCGTCCTCCCCAAGGGCAATAAACCCCTGGAGATCTGCCTGAATGTGAACTTGAAACGTGGGAGTCGCGTTGTCCTTTACCTCCAGAGTGCGTTCGACGAGCAGCTTGAATGGGGCTACGATGCCAATAATGGACAGTTGTGGGTCGACCGCGGGAAGACCAAGGGGTTCAGACAGCGGTTTTTTACCGATAAGGTGTCGGCTGCTGTTATACCCGAGTCCACTACTAGCATCGACCTCTGTGCGTTCTATGATAGATCCTGTTTCGAATTGTACGCCTCTAACGGGACGCGCGTTTGTAGTAGTCTCGTCTTCTTCAAGCTGGACCCCGTCCTTCTTCAGGTCGAGATCGTCGGTGAGGGCGACATCACCAACTTGACGGTGAACACTCTGAGCCTATGA